A window from Sceloporus undulatus isolate JIND9_A2432 ecotype Alabama chromosome 8, SceUnd_v1.1, whole genome shotgun sequence encodes these proteins:
- the CCDC63 gene encoding coiled-coil domain-containing protein 63, whose amino-acid sequence MNPASKAWRQRGAHNQGELSDYTEKEREIMADIELRKLQQQFRIMMENRKSFGFKTEQLLHQQEKQIHVLKQENEEINLIQSLILSPQNLFMDEQNCLTLKFLLHAKDKCNDCIRATKALLAELDSKVLQLEGKIKKQKILVIRMRQEYEGKRLQKRIYLLDNRLHQLTVHFDILLTINAKLREDIDNLQIQKSVFDGIYWRLYRQLDQQRKTIDFSIERSMLAYEQRTEALARISAMKERRAKDLASFNIEFRDLERIYNHETKLRAFMFMKMVDRSEFEEQAKKEEALKARKRAKTKGETLQNYEKAYQRLLDLTEDGDIDQLVDDFIDKEEKNFALFSYITELINENDRLQKIIEDTQNETNRLIAKQKKDEDEAHNKLKELEEQLQKTTEGANWAELKLKESRKILDQLKSLVDLLFRELDCDATKIKEHLGESGDITDQNLLAHLSIIEKKSNNLLLIESFLHYKDVEGELDSVPMLNPFLGGSAALKKVEPIKIAPPTLSVDPFADYTEPSVEAPLDYQKLRALVLENQEKLKTRVDSGERTDSPGREKKKPSST is encoded by the exons ATGAATCCGGCATCAAAAGCCTGG CGCCAAAGAGGAGCCCACAACCAGGGTGAGCTTTCGGACTACACCGAGAAGGAGCGGGAGATTATGGCGGACATCGAATTGAGGAAGCTGCAGCAACAGTTCCGGATCATGATGGAGAACCGGAAGTCTTTTGGGTTTAAGACCGAACAACTGCTGCACCAGCAAGA AAAACAGATCCATGTCCTGAAGCAAGAGAACGAGGAGATCAATTTAATCCAGAGTCTGATCCTGTCCCCCCAAAACTTATTCATGGATGAGCAAAACTGCCTGACCCTCAAATTCCTTCTTCACGCCAAGGATAAATGCAACGATTGCATCAGGGCCACAAAGGCTTTGCTGGCGGAACTGGACAGCAAG gtaCTACAACTGGAAGGGAAGATTAAGAAGCAAAAAATCCTTGTGATCCGAATGAGGCAGGAGTATGAAGGAAAGCGGCTCCAGAAACGGATTTACCTGTTGGATAACCGCCTCCACCAG TTAACAGTCCATTTTGACATACTCTTGACCATCAACGCCAAGCTCCGCGAAGATATAGACAACCTGCAGATCCAGAAGTCTGTCTTTGATGGCATTTACTGGAGGCTGTACAGGCAGCTGGACCAGCAACGGAAAACCATAGACTTCTCCATCGAGCGGTCAATGCTGGCTTATGAGCAAAG GACGGAAGCCCTTGCAAGAatctctgccatgaaggaacgGCGCGCCAAAGACCTTGCGTCATTCAACATCGAGTTTCGAGACCTGGAACGGATCTATAACCATGAGACCAAGCTGAGGGCCTTTATGTTCATGAAAATGGTGGACCGCTCTGAATTTGAGGAGCAAGCCAAAAAGGAAGAAG CTCTCAAGGCAAGGAAGAGGGCCAAGACCAAAGGGGAAACATTGCAGAATTACGAGAAGGCATACCAGCGCTTGTTGGATCTGACAGAAGATGGTGACATTGACCAGCTGGTAGACGACTTCATTGACAAGGAGGAGAAGAATTTTGCTCTCTTCAGCTACATCACCGAGCTCATCAATGAGAATGATCGGCTGCAGAAAATTATCGAAGACACTCAG AATGAAACCAACCGACTGATAGCCAAGCAGAAGAAGGATGAAGATGAAGCCCACAACAAGCTGAAGGAACTGGAA GAACAGCTGCAGAAGACAACCGAAGGTGCCAACTGGGCCGAGCTAAAGCTGAAGGAGAGCCGGAAGATCCTGGACCAGTTGAAATCCTTGGTGGACCTCCTCTTCAGGGAGCTGGACTGCGATGCTACCAAGATCAAGGAACACCTGGGCGAGAGTGGGGACATCACGGACCAAAATCTGTTGGCTCATTTAA GTATTATTGAGAAGAAGAGCAACAACCTTCTGCTGATCGAGTCTTTCTTGCACTACAAGGATGTGGAGGGGGAGCTGGACTCGGTCCCCATGCTGAACCCATTTTTGGGAGGCTCTGCTGCACTGAAAAAGGTGGAGCCCATCAAAATAGCACCACCGACCCTCAGCGTGGATCCCTTTGCAGATTATACAGAGCCTT CTGTGGAAGCTCCATTGGACTACCAAAAACTCCGGGCCTTGGTGCTAGAGAACCAGGAGAAGCTCAAAACTAGAGTTGATTCTGGAGAAAGGACTGACAGCCCCGGCCGGGAGAAGAAGAAACCCTCCTCGACATAG
- the LOC121914549 gene encoding myeloid-associated differentiation marker-like: MPTLEPNVRSLISPLGIVRLLEIILSCITFSLVAASHTYYGSYGAWSMFTWCFCFSISILVVVVELVGLTESVPLSWPDFTSAFSMLAALMIFTSSIIYPSIYIPVCSSCSYQAAATAMSCFCFIAYAVEVGLTRAKEGEVSSFLATVPGLLKVFEAYVACLIFSLVTDSAYYRFFPGLQWCLAVYCICFIVTLLIIILTVGRCLASLPFPLEKVLVGFNILAVLMYLTAAVIWPLYSFRNFPRPSSCESSKCAAWNNRLGLTFLTYFNLIAYIVDLVYSSKMVFVTTPA, from the coding sequence ATGCCAACCCTGGAACCCAACGTCCGCTCCCTGATCTCTCCGCTGGGGATTGTCCGCTTACTGGAGATCATCCTCTCCTGCATAACCTTCAGCCTCGTGGCAGCCTCCCACACCTACTATGGCTCATACGGGGCCTGGTCCATGTTCACATGGTGCTTCTGCTTCAGCATCTCCATCCTGGTGGTGGTTGTGGAGCTTGTCGGTTTAACCGAGTCTGTGCCTCTCTCCTGGCCAGACTTTACATCTGCCTTCTCCATGTTGGCTGCTCTCATGATCTTCACCTCCTCCATCATCTACCCGTCAATCTATATTCCCGTCTGTTCCAGCTGCAGCTACCAGGCTGCAGCTACGGCCATGTCCTGCTTCTGTTTCATCGCCTACGCTGTCGAAGTGGGATTGACGCGAGCCAAAGAAGGAGAGGTCAGCAGCTTCCTTGCAACTGTTCCTGGCCTCCTGAAGGTGTTTGAGGCCTACGTGGCTTGTCTCATCTTTTCCTTGGTGACCGACAGCGCATACTATAGATTCTTCCCTGGCCTGCAGTGGTGCCTGGCTGTCTATTGTATCTGCTTCATCGTCACATTGCTCATCATCATCCTCACAGTCGGACGTTGCCTCGCCTCCCTGCCCTTCCCCTTGGAGAAGGTCCTTGTGGGCTTCAACATCTTGGCTGTCCTCATGTACCTGACGGCTGCTGTCATATGGCCCCTATATAGCTTTAGAAACTTTCCAAGGCCTTCTTCGTGTGAGTCCTCAAAATGCGCCGCGTGGAACAACCGCCTAGGACTGACCTTCCTGACTTACTTCAACCTCATTGCCTACATTGTGGATCTTGTGTACTCCTCCAAAATGGTGTTTGTGACCACGCCGGCTTAG